The following proteins are co-located in the Pseudomonas antarctica genome:
- a CDS encoding MFS transporter gives MSTNTLEAGVRPAAEIDAEKALVSKVAWRLMPLIMVCYLFAFFDRINISFAKFQLQTDLSLSDTAYGLGAGLFVVGYVIFEVPSNMMLYKVGARRWIARIMMSWGLATAAMVFVTAEWQFYGLRFIIGAMEAGFAPGVLYYLTLWFPQHFRGRITSLLFLASAFAGLVGAPFSGLVLEHLDGVLQMRGWHWLFLLGGLPCIGLGFLVLTLLKDRIEDAHWLTPAEKTLLSSRIAQHEPNAHSGSLLSAIRIPGFLMLGFIYFLIQVASYGLNFWAPQLIRSAGTQSPVTIGLLTAIPYVCGAISMVVIGRLSDATGERRKFVCGLVVLGAIGFFSAGIFADHTTFLIIALGMLGAGIIASIPTFWTLPPKLLAGAGAGAAGGIAVINTLGQFGGIVSPVMVGRIKDLTGSTTPALYMIGVCALLAAALLLWGLPQKLRTLDRG, from the coding sequence ATGAGCACTAATACGTTAGAGGCAGGCGTGCGCCCGGCCGCGGAAATCGATGCCGAAAAAGCCCTGGTCAGCAAGGTCGCCTGGCGCCTGATGCCGCTGATCATGGTGTGTTACCTGTTCGCGTTTTTTGACCGCATCAACATCAGCTTCGCCAAGTTCCAGTTGCAAACCGACCTGAGCCTGAGTGACACCGCTTACGGCCTGGGCGCCGGGTTGTTTGTGGTGGGCTATGTGATTTTCGAAGTGCCGAGCAACATGATGCTGTACAAGGTCGGCGCCCGCCGCTGGATCGCGCGGATCATGATGTCGTGGGGCCTGGCCACGGCGGCCATGGTGTTTGTCACTGCCGAATGGCAGTTCTACGGCCTGCGCTTCATCATCGGTGCGATGGAGGCGGGGTTTGCGCCGGGCGTGTTGTATTACCTGACGTTGTGGTTCCCGCAGCACTTTCGCGGGCGCATCACCTCGTTGCTGTTCCTGGCTTCGGCGTTCGCAGGATTGGTCGGCGCGCCGTTCTCGGGGCTGGTCTTGGAACATCTCGACGGCGTGCTACAGATGCGCGGCTGGCACTGGTTGTTCCTGCTCGGCGGCTTGCCCTGCATCGGCCTGGGTTTTCTGGTGCTGACGTTGCTCAAGGACCGGATTGAAGACGCCCATTGGCTGACGCCTGCGGAAAAGACCTTGTTGTCCAGCCGTATCGCCCAGCATGAGCCGAACGCGCACAGTGGCTCACTGCTGTCGGCGATCCGCATTCCTGGGTTCCTGATGCTCGGGTTTATCTACTTCCTGATCCAGGTGGCGTCCTATGGCCTCAACTTCTGGGCACCGCAACTGATCCGCAGCGCGGGCACCCAGAGCCCGGTGACGATTGGCCTGCTCACAGCGATTCCGTATGTGTGCGGGGCAATCAGCATGGTGGTGATCGGGCGGCTGTCGGACGCCACCGGCGAGCGCCGCAAGTTTGTCTGCGGCTTGGTGGTGCTCGGTGCGATTGGCTTTTTCAGTGCCGGGATCTTTGCCGACCACACCACCTTCCTGATCATCGCCCTGGGCATGTTGGGCGCCGGCATTATCGCCTCGATCCCGACGTTCTGGACCCTGCCCCCCAAGCTACTGGCCGGCGCCGGTGCCGGTGCGGCCGGAGGCATTGCGGTGATCAACACCCTGGGCCAGTTCGGCGGCATCGTCAGCCCGGTGATGGTGGGGCGGATCAAGGACCTCACCGGCAGCACGACCCCGGCGCTGTATATGATCGGCGTGTGCGCACTGTTGGCGGCGGCGCTGCTGCTGTGGGGCTTGCCGCAAAAGCTGCGCACGTTGGATCGGGGTTGA
- a CDS encoding DMT family transporter: MTTLHWVGLLALAVIAGAVVPFQSAINANLGRGLGHPLWATLASLLVSIIVLLPVMLALRLPLPSLSFISKAPLWMWAGGAFGVCFISLALMLLPKLGASGFIALAMAGQILASLLLDHFGLFGLVERQLTTPRVLGALLLMGGVALIQFSSTPARALATAG, translated from the coding sequence ATGACGACGTTGCATTGGGTAGGTTTGCTGGCGCTGGCGGTGATTGCGGGAGCGGTGGTGCCGTTTCAAAGTGCGATCAATGCCAACCTCGGGCGCGGCCTCGGTCACCCGTTGTGGGCCACGTTGGCGTCACTGCTGGTGAGCATAATCGTGTTGCTGCCGGTGATGCTGGCCCTGCGTTTACCGCTGCCGAGCCTGAGCTTTATCAGCAAGGCACCGCTGTGGATGTGGGCCGGTGGCGCATTTGGCGTGTGCTTTATTTCCCTGGCGTTGATGTTGCTGCCCAAGTTGGGCGCGTCAGGATTTATTGCACTGGCCATGGCCGGTCAGATTCTCGCCTCGCTGCTGCTCGATCACTTTGGCCTGTTCGGCCTGGTCGAGCGCCAACTCACAACGCCCCGTGTGCTGGGGGCGTTGTTGTTGATGGGCGGGGTGGCGTTGATTCAATTCAGCAGCACGCCCGCCCGGGCATTGGCAACGGCGGGCTGA
- a CDS encoding LysR family transcriptional regulator → MQLMNDLRRIDLNLLVILDALLSEQHVTRAAERLHLSQPAVSHALARLRDVLSDPLLVRQGGTLVPTARALELATPLAEALAQVQALLAPNRFDPASAKRRFRVAMSDYSAAIFLPDLVRTLRREAPGIDLQIIQASREGMVDGVVNGDIDLAAGVFPDMPAELRTTPLFEEHYTCLVDRHSLAQSGTLDLPTYLSRPHVLLEMRGSGTPEIERALTAIRERRHVAISLPHWGVAPQLIQGTDLILTVSSRGLLNIDQQQLLAVPPPFHIPSFAFELAWHARRGGDSGLQWLIGQVQGVLSEGLQ, encoded by the coding sequence ATGCAGCTGATGAATGATCTTCGCCGCATCGACCTTAATCTGTTGGTGATTCTGGATGCCTTGCTCAGCGAGCAACACGTCACCCGCGCTGCCGAGCGTTTGCACCTGAGCCAGCCGGCGGTCAGCCACGCGTTGGCCCGGCTGCGAGACGTGTTGAGTGACCCGTTGCTGGTACGCCAGGGCGGCACGCTGGTGCCGACGGCGCGTGCCCTGGAATTGGCGACGCCGTTGGCCGAAGCCTTGGCCCAGGTGCAGGCACTGTTGGCGCCGAATCGCTTTGACCCGGCGTCAGCCAAACGCAGGTTTCGCGTGGCGATGTCGGACTACAGCGCGGCCATTTTTCTGCCTGATCTGGTGCGCACGTTGCGCCGTGAAGCCCCCGGCATCGACCTGCAAATTATCCAGGCCAGCCGTGAAGGGATGGTGGACGGCGTGGTCAATGGCGATATCGACCTGGCTGCCGGCGTCTTCCCCGATATGCCCGCCGAACTGCGCACCACGCCTTTGTTCGAGGAGCATTACACCTGCCTGGTGGACCGCCACAGCCTGGCGCAAAGTGGCACGCTCGACCTGCCCACCTACCTGTCGCGCCCGCATGTGCTGCTGGAAATGCGTGGCAGTGGTACCCCGGAAATCGAGCGCGCGTTGACGGCCATTCGTGAGCGGCGGCATGTGGCGATCAGCCTGCCGCACTGGGGCGTGGCGCCGCAGTTGATCCAGGGCACGGACCTGATTCTGACCGTCTCATCCAGGGGCTTGCTCAACATTGATCAGCAGCAACTGTTGGCCGTGCCGCCGCCGTTTCATATTCCCTCGTTTGCCTTTGAACTGGCGTGGCATGCGCGCCGGGGTGGGGATTCGGGTTTGCAGTGGTTGATTGGGCAGGTGCAGGGTGTATTGTCCGAAGGCCTCCAATAA
- the fos gene encoding fosfomycin resistance glutathione transferase, whose translation MLSGLNHLTLAVTDLNRSVSFYHELLQLQLDATWDNGAYLSLPGLWLCLSLDPSRLSAPAAEYTHYAFTADAGDFSALVARLRAGGVQEWRDNRSEGASFYFLDPDGHKLEAHVGDLASRLQACRVKPYAGMKFYP comes from the coding sequence ATGCTCTCAGGCCTCAACCACCTGACCCTTGCCGTGACCGATTTGAACCGCAGCGTCAGCTTCTACCATGAGCTGTTGCAGCTTCAGCTCGACGCCACCTGGGACAACGGCGCCTACCTCTCGTTGCCCGGTCTGTGGCTGTGTTTGTCGCTTGATCCATCGCGCCTGTCGGCACCCGCGGCTGAATACACTCACTACGCGTTCACGGCGGATGCCGGTGATTTCAGCGCACTGGTGGCGCGCCTGCGAGCCGGCGGTGTGCAGGAGTGGCGCGACAACCGCAGTGAAGGTGCCTCGTTCTATTTTCTCGACCCCGATGGGCACAAGCTTGAGGCCCATGTCGGTGACTTGGCGTCGCGTCTGCAAGCCTGTCGTGTCAAGCCTTACGCAGGCATGAAGTTTTACCCGTAG
- a CDS encoding LysE family translocator, with translation MTPSLLLAVLASGFIYGITPGPGVLAVFGIGAARGRRAGAGFLCGHLLGDVVWCSTALIAIVGAREVGSSAFDVLGVLSGLYLFWLGWRAIRTQRRSSDAPQGAARHPFWHGILFGLTNPKAYPVAVATFTALLSSRAELLTWAMLPSLILLSFVGGLLAYAILIAVVGAQRVRTVYQRHEILITKLCGVMFIGFAINALAHALPGLFGSKPA, from the coding sequence ATGACCCCATCCTTGCTGCTCGCCGTCCTCGCTTCGGGTTTTATCTACGGCATTACGCCTGGCCCGGGGGTACTGGCCGTGTTCGGTATCGGTGCTGCGCGCGGCCGTCGCGCCGGGGCGGGTTTCCTGTGCGGGCATTTGCTCGGGGATGTGGTGTGGTGCAGTACGGCGCTGATCGCCATTGTTGGCGCGCGGGAAGTCGGTAGCAGTGCATTTGATGTGTTGGGTGTGCTCAGTGGGTTGTATCTGTTCTGGCTCGGCTGGCGCGCCATTCGCACTCAACGGCGTAGCAGTGATGCCCCTCAGGGCGCTGCGCGGCATCCGTTTTGGCACGGCATTTTGTTTGGCTTGACCAACCCGAAGGCCTACCCGGTGGCGGTGGCGACTTTCACTGCATTGCTGTCCAGCCGCGCCGAGCTGCTGACCTGGGCAATGCTGCCGTCCTTGATCCTCCTGAGCTTTGTCGGTGGTCTGCTGGCTTACGCGATTCTGATCGCTGTGGTCGGAGCTCAGCGCGTACGTACGGTGTATCAGCGCCATGAAATCCTGATCACCAAGCTCTGCGGCGTGATGTTTATCGGCTTCGCCATTAACGCGCTAGCGCACGCATTACCGGGCCTGTTTGGCAGCAAACCGGCGTGA
- a CDS encoding DUF4142 domain-containing protein — protein sequence MSRMAIRLRTASFAMLLGLGASNAFAQSPAEFIEQASAKGMADIETSRMAHAKTSSQEIKDYTIEVINERTLANQHLAAIAKKLDLPVAPREKIVDKAETLMPELKDGDSFDAAYTAQQVKENEDAIALFKREGAASDVPEIKALVDETLPRLEERLQKARALASTYGKGHQGDG from the coding sequence ATGAGCCGCATGGCTATCCGGTTACGCACCGCCAGTTTCGCGATGCTGCTGGGCCTCGGCGCCAGCAATGCTTTCGCCCAGTCGCCTGCTGAATTCATCGAGCAGGCTTCGGCCAAAGGTATGGCCGATATCGAAACCAGTCGCATGGCCCACGCCAAAACCTCGTCCCAGGAAATCAAGGACTACACCATCGAGGTGATCAACGAGCGCACCCTGGCCAACCAGCATCTGGCTGCGATTGCCAAGAAGCTCGATTTGCCGGTGGCCCCGCGCGAGAAGATCGTCGACAAAGCTGAAACCCTGATGCCTGAACTCAAGGACGGCGACTCCTTTGACGCTGCCTATACGGCGCAGCAGGTCAAGGAAAACGAAGACGCCATCGCCTTGTTCAAACGGGAAGGCGCGGCATCGGATGTACCGGAGATAAAGGCCCTGGTAGATGAGACGCTGCCTAGATTGGAAGAGCGTCTGCAGAAGGCCCGTGCCTTGGCATCGACCTACGGTAAAGGTCATCAGGGCGACGGTTGA
- a CDS encoding low affinity iron permease family protein — MKFSAVSQSLSRWAGSARTFYAAVALIFLWSLSGPYFHYNDTWQLIINTSTTIITFLMVFLIQNTQNRDNDILHIKIDELLRVSKDAQNAVLSLDGLDRKELEKLRNEYRSIGATGSVSLNSSCGEAVDDAVPSKTDLNQA; from the coding sequence ATGAAATTCTCCGCAGTCTCGCAGTCTCTGTCCCGCTGGGCAGGCAGTGCCCGGACGTTCTACGCCGCCGTCGCACTGATTTTCCTGTGGAGCCTGAGCGGGCCTTATTTCCATTACAACGACACCTGGCAACTGATCATCAACACCTCGACCACCATCATTACCTTCCTGATGGTATTTCTGATTCAGAACACGCAAAACCGCGACAATGACATCCTGCATATCAAGATTGATGAGCTGCTGCGCGTGTCCAAGGATGCACAAAACGCCGTGCTGAGCCTGGATGGCCTGGACCGCAAAGAACTGGAAAAACTGCGCAACGAATACCGCAGCATCGGGGCGACGGGCAGTGTCAGCCTGAACAGCAGTTGCGGTGAAGCAGTAGACGATGCAGTACCGAGTAAAACCGATCTGAACCAGGCATAA
- a CDS encoding methylated-DNA--[protein]-cysteine S-methyltransferase, whose protein sequence is MPYEYKLMPSPVGQLTLVARDGKLNAILWEKERANRVRLGELREANDSSVLLAAEQQLKEYFAGTRHQFELELDFTGTEFQKQVWQALLTIPFGETRSYSQIAQQIGNPKAVRAVGAANGRNPISIIAPCHRVIGASGGLTGFAGGLEAKQYLLALEGAGQAELTF, encoded by the coding sequence ATGCCCTACGAATACAAGCTCATGCCCTCCCCCGTCGGCCAGCTCACTCTGGTGGCGCGCGATGGCAAACTCAATGCCATCCTCTGGGAAAAAGAGCGCGCCAACCGCGTGCGCCTGGGTGAGTTGCGCGAGGCTAACGACAGCTCTGTGCTCTTGGCAGCCGAGCAACAATTGAAGGAGTACTTCGCCGGCACCCGCCACCAATTCGAACTGGAACTGGACTTCACCGGCACCGAGTTCCAGAAGCAAGTCTGGCAGGCGCTGCTGACCATCCCCTTTGGCGAAACCCGCAGCTACAGCCAGATCGCCCAGCAGATTGGTAACCCGAAAGCCGTGCGTGCAGTGGGCGCTGCCAACGGGCGCAATCCCATCTCGATCATTGCGCCCTGCCATCGGGTGATAGGCGCGTCAGGCGGGCTGACCGGGTTTGCCGGTGGGCTGGAGGCCAAACAGTATTTGCTCGCGCTGGAAGGTGCAGGCCAGGCAGAACTAACGTTCTAG
- a CDS encoding type II toxin-antitoxin system HicB family antitoxin: MLYPIAISTGDEDHAWGVEVPDIPGCYSAGEDLDDAMAMAREAIEGHFEILAEDGAPIPTAQKVTLHAANPQYAGCTWAVVDIDVTKYLGKAQKLNITLPGYLLNRIDEYVLNHPEEKSRSGFLASAALKVLQQDG, encoded by the coding sequence ATGCTTTACCCCATCGCAATTTCAACCGGCGACGAGGATCACGCCTGGGGTGTGGAAGTCCCGGATATTCCTGGTTGCTACTCAGCCGGGGAAGACCTCGACGACGCCATGGCCATGGCCCGGGAAGCGATCGAAGGGCACTTCGAAATCCTCGCGGAGGATGGCGCGCCGATCCCCACCGCGCAAAAAGTTACCCTGCACGCGGCAAACCCACAGTACGCCGGCTGCACGTGGGCCGTGGTGGACATTGATGTCACCAAGTACCTGGGCAAGGCTCAGAAACTCAACATTACCCTGCCGGGTTATCTGTTGAATCGTATTGATGAATACGTGCTGAATCACCCGGAAGAAAAAAGCCGTTCGGGGTTTCTGGCATCCGCGGCGCTCAAGGTATTGCAACAGGACGGGTAG
- a CDS encoding type II toxin-antitoxin system HicA family toxin: MDSRYLIGHIVADGGYLVRTRGSHHHFKHPKKPGLVTIPHPKKDLLDKTAKSILKQALLS; the protein is encoded by the coding sequence GTGGATAGTCGATATTTGATAGGTCACATTGTTGCGGACGGCGGGTACCTGGTGCGCACCCGAGGCAGTCATCATCACTTCAAACACCCGAAAAAACCGGGGTTGGTGACAATTCCTCATCCAAAGAAGGACCTGTTGGACAAAACCGCCAAGAGCATTTTGAAACAGGCTCTGTTGAGCTAA
- a CDS encoding LysR family transcriptional regulator → MLDLRKLRYFLTVAEELHFGRAALRLHLAQPPLTRQISALEAELGFKLFDRTSRTVTLTAQGRSFLPYARGVLEQVALAQVIAGKLAAGTAGQLSLGYVSSIALSDLFSQAIQAFAQRFPEVQLTLVECASGSLGAQVADGRLDIGLSRLLPQNQEVQARSLGEERLVAAVSSDSPLAGQPDVSLAQLSAYPLILFPSDYGSGLNQSIEQLYRHHGVPLRAGPTGRQITSIIALVAAGQGVALVPECTQGLRNKGVTYKPMAEVDACAQLLVLTPTARKSVLADAFLAVLAQSSHTR, encoded by the coding sequence ATGCTCGACCTACGCAAGCTGCGTTACTTTCTGACGGTCGCCGAAGAATTGCACTTCGGCCGCGCAGCACTTCGCCTGCACTTGGCGCAGCCGCCGCTGACCCGGCAGATTTCAGCGCTGGAGGCGGAGTTGGGGTTCAAGCTGTTTGATCGCACCAGCCGCACGGTGACCCTCACCGCTCAGGGCCGTTCGTTCCTGCCCTATGCACGCGGGGTGTTGGAGCAGGTGGCGTTGGCACAGGTCATCGCCGGCAAACTGGCGGCGGGCACTGCGGGGCAATTGTCGCTGGGTTATGTCAGCTCAATCGCCTTGTCGGATCTGTTCAGCCAGGCGATCCAGGCCTTTGCGCAACGCTTTCCCGAGGTGCAGTTGACCTTGGTGGAATGCGCGTCCGGCAGCCTCGGCGCGCAAGTGGCTGACGGGCGGCTGGATATCGGGCTAAGTCGCCTATTGCCGCAGAATCAAGAGGTACAAGCACGATCGCTCGGTGAGGAACGCTTGGTGGCGGCCGTATCCAGCGACAGCCCTTTGGCCGGCCAGCCTGATGTCAGTTTGGCGCAGCTCAGTGCGTACCCGTTGATTCTGTTTCCGTCGGATTATGGGTCGGGATTGAACCAGTCCATCGAGCAACTTTATCGACACCACGGTGTGCCCCTGCGTGCCGGGCCGACCGGACGGCAGATCACCTCGATCATTGCGCTGGTGGCCGCCGGGCAAGGCGTGGCATTGGTGCCGGAATGCACGCAGGGCTTGAGGAATAAGGGCGTTACGTATAAGCCGATGGCTGAGGTAGATGCCTGTGCTCAGTTGCTGGTGCTGACCCCTACGGCAAGAAAAAGCGTATTGGCTGATGCGTTTCTCGCGGTTCTTGCGCAGTCTTCACACACCCGGTAA
- a CDS encoding MFS transporter, producing MKPRLHCARLALFLCGCAAFLNLYATQSILQNFAAQFHISAKAAGWSITVTTLAVAVSAPFVSRLTGRFEQRTVISVAALLLAVPALMTAYADSFAEVLVWRCVQGLLIPVVFATSVAYIGDRWRGGTVTEVTSLYVAGTVLGGFAGRFVTGVMTEYVGWREAFELLAVLSLMVGGFIQFLLPADRPRTERFKTSSSGVLRKPLLAAYGVGFCVLFSQVAAFTYAGLYLGLPPFNLGPAALGTLYMVFLLALIVIPIAGRFSKARPHAELLGIAAVLGVSGSALTLVPSLGCIVVGLALSSTGVFLAQAAANAFITATAGDNKAGAVGVYLTCYYLGGSCGAIAPALIWEQWGWAGCVALIIGFQLLTLLIALTGWKPHQPELSQTP from the coding sequence ATGAAACCGCGCCTGCATTGTGCCCGTCTTGCCCTGTTCCTGTGTGGCTGCGCGGCGTTTCTTAACCTCTATGCCACCCAGAGCATCCTGCAGAACTTTGCCGCGCAGTTTCATATCAGCGCCAAGGCCGCGGGTTGGAGCATCACGGTCACCACCCTGGCCGTGGCGGTCTCTGCGCCCTTTGTCAGCCGGCTGACCGGGCGCTTCGAGCAACGTACCGTAATCAGCGTGGCCGCGCTGTTGTTGGCGGTGCCCGCACTGATGACCGCGTATGCCGACAGCTTTGCCGAAGTGCTGGTATGGCGGTGCGTGCAAGGTCTGTTGATTCCGGTTGTGTTCGCGACCAGTGTGGCCTACATCGGTGACCGTTGGCGTGGCGGCACGGTCACCGAAGTCACCAGCCTTTATGTGGCGGGTACCGTGTTGGGCGGGTTCGCCGGGCGCTTTGTCACGGGGGTGATGACTGAGTACGTAGGCTGGCGGGAAGCCTTCGAATTGTTGGCGGTACTGAGCCTGATGGTGGGCGGGTTTATCCAGTTCCTGTTACCCGCTGACCGGCCGCGAACCGAGCGATTTAAAACCTCATCCTCCGGCGTTCTCCGCAAACCTTTGTTGGCCGCCTACGGCGTAGGTTTTTGCGTGTTGTTCTCCCAAGTCGCGGCCTTTACTTACGCGGGTTTGTACCTTGGCTTGCCGCCGTTCAACCTGGGCCCTGCGGCGTTGGGCACGCTTTACATGGTGTTTTTGCTGGCCTTGATCGTGATTCCCATTGCGGGCCGCTTCAGCAAAGCCCGGCCCCACGCCGAGCTGCTGGGTATTGCCGCCGTGCTTGGCGTCAGTGGCTCGGCGCTGACGCTGGTGCCTTCGCTGGGCTGCATCGTAGTGGGCCTGGCGCTCAGTTCCACGGGCGTGTTCCTCGCCCAGGCCGCTGCCAATGCGTTCATCACCGCCACCGCCGGTGACAACAAGGCTGGCGCCGTGGGGGTTTACCTCACGTGTTACTACCTGGGCGGCAGTTGCGGTGCCATCGCACCGGCATTGATCTGGGAACAGTGGGGCTGGGCCGGCTGCGTGGCACTGATTATCGGTTTTCAACTGCTGACCCTGCTGATCGCCCTGACCGGCTGGAAGCCTCATCAACCTGAGTTGAGTCAAACCCCATGA
- a CDS encoding MFS transporter — translation MNDAVAVPARETSMRRRALITGCSAHAVHDGLTDVIYVLLPIWQAQFTLSYAKIGLLRGAYSGMMAVFQLMASRAAKRWGRVPLLVGGTALAGIAYLLVGQATGLGMLLLALLLGGLGASTQHPLASSMITDAYEDGGGVKQALSQYNFSGDIGKTLIPGLVGLLLTVISWRASATLLGLLGLAAAGLLWWWVPTQVGESATTKNARPLNGTGSVIGLRALILTGTLDSAVRMGFLTFLPFLLQAKGAGTAGIGLALTLLFIGGAFGKLFCGYLGARIGMMKTVWLTETSTALLIVAAVYLPLSGLMVMLPVLGLVLNGTSSVLYGAVPDLAGAGKREQAFAVFYTGTIGGGALAPVVFGGLGDALGVPLAVMALAGMLWVTLPLAWVVQRGIAVDR, via the coding sequence ATGAACGACGCCGTCGCCGTGCCTGCCCGCGAAACATCCATGCGCCGCCGCGCGCTGATTACCGGTTGCAGCGCCCACGCCGTACACGATGGCCTCACCGACGTCATCTATGTGCTGCTGCCGATCTGGCAGGCGCAATTCACCTTGTCCTACGCCAAAATCGGCCTGTTGCGCGGCGCCTACTCCGGGATGATGGCCGTGTTCCAACTCATGGCCAGCCGTGCCGCCAAACGTTGGGGCCGTGTACCGTTGCTGGTGGGCGGCACCGCGTTGGCAGGTATCGCTTACTTATTGGTGGGGCAAGCCACCGGGCTTGGCATGTTGTTGCTGGCGTTGCTATTGGGTGGGCTGGGAGCGAGCACCCAACACCCGCTGGCCTCTTCAATGATTACCGATGCTTATGAGGACGGTGGTGGGGTCAAGCAAGCGTTATCGCAGTACAACTTTTCCGGCGACATCGGCAAAACCCTGATCCCGGGGTTGGTTGGCTTGCTGCTCACTGTCATCAGCTGGCGCGCCAGCGCCACCCTGCTGGGGTTGCTCGGGTTGGCTGCGGCGGGGTTGCTGTGGTGGTGGGTGCCTACTCAGGTTGGCGAATCCGCCACCACAAAAAACGCCAGGCCGCTCAACGGAACCGGCTCGGTCATTGGCCTGCGTGCGCTGATACTCACCGGCACCCTCGACAGTGCCGTGCGCATGGGCTTCCTCACGTTCCTGCCGTTCCTGCTGCAAGCCAAAGGTGCGGGTACGGCGGGTATTGGCCTGGCCTTGACCCTGCTGTTCATCGGCGGTGCGTTCGGCAAATTGTTCTGCGGCTACCTCGGTGCCCGCATCGGCATGATGAAAACCGTATGGCTGACGGAAACCAGCACTGCACTGCTGATCGTTGCCGCCGTGTACCTGCCGCTGAGTGGCTTGATGGTGATGTTGCCAGTGTTGGGCCTGGTGCTGAACGGCACGTCTTCGGTGCTCTACGGCGCCGTACCGGACCTGGCCGGCGCCGGCAAGCGCGAGCAGGCTTTTGCGGTGTTCTACACCGGCACAATAGGCGGCGGGGCGCTGGCGCCGGTGGTGTTTGGCGGGTTAGGCGATGCGTTGGGTGTGCCGCTGGCGGTGATGGCGCTGGCGGGGATGTTGTGGGTGACGTTGCCGTTGGCGTGGGTGGTGCAGCGGGGGATAGCCGTGGACCGTTGA
- a CDS encoding helix-turn-helix domain-containing protein: MEKKLFNRLVESMTQMDEIARGERAPSREFFVDALKVKEIRQATGLSQARFAKAIDVPVGTLQNWEQGRREPEGPAKALLRALYNDPDHVLAALGHR; this comes from the coding sequence ATGGAGAAAAAACTGTTCAATCGTCTGGTCGAAAGCATGACCCAGATGGACGAAATCGCACGGGGTGAGCGCGCCCCATCCCGCGAATTTTTTGTTGATGCGTTGAAGGTAAAAGAGATTCGACAAGCCACAGGACTTTCACAAGCACGCTTTGCGAAGGCAATTGATGTGCCGGTGGGAACGCTTCAAAACTGGGAGCAGGGGCGACGTGAACCAGAGGGGCCGGCAAAGGCATTATTGCGTGCCTTATACAATGATCCGGATCACGTATTGGCCGCTCTGGGGCATCGATAA
- a CDS encoding DUF6124 family protein, translating to MCTDSCNPTATLFSVRPEANTEALLANAYETIAGAGAMTNEFADSLPAHHRYLALAIQQMIELGLMLVEAAQDRVDRAA from the coding sequence ATGTGTACCGATTCCTGTAACCCCACCGCAACCCTGTTCAGCGTCCGCCCCGAAGCCAACACCGAAGCGTTGCTCGCCAACGCCTACGAAACCATTGCCGGTGCTGGCGCCATGACTAACGAGTTCGCCGACAGCCTGCCCGCCCACCATCGCTACCTGGCCCTGGCCATTCAGCAAATGATTGAATTGGGGCTGATGCTGGTGGAAGCGGCGCAGGACCGCGTGGACCGCGCCGCGTAG
- a CDS encoding DUF6482 family protein → MNMKMLTELAVKGEVRELELLSLEGGFYIARVRLDHVEMTLLDDDAKPMRIGSTTHLRDLLQRVPPFPCVLVQQCVHDEMCGAREGPIGALRIPFTLASSL, encoded by the coding sequence ATGAATATGAAAATGCTGACCGAACTGGCGGTAAAAGGCGAAGTGCGTGAGCTGGAACTGCTGTCGCTTGAGGGTGGTTTCTACATCGCGCGCGTCAGGTTGGATCATGTCGAGATGACGTTGCTGGACGATGATGCCAAGCCGATGCGTATCGGTTCCACCACGCATTTGCGCGACCTGTTGCAACGGGTTCCGCCGTTTCCCTGCGTGCTGGTGCAGCAGTGCGTGCACGATGAAATGTGCGGGGCACGGGAAGGGCCGATCGGCGCGTTGCGCATTCCGTTTACGTTGGCCTCGTCCCTTTAA